A genomic segment from Demequina lutea encodes:
- a CDS encoding M23 family metallopeptidase, translating into MKAIKVTIVALLFSALAVPVMTVLAMAGPSSLAIQCATPVERADQTVPDISSFTSEQRSLGLTITDANNTGDAMLTSVLLTMALHVTNLADIDASGAAINPFTGQSDNAGVRAETRQVLDRITSLSTWDATPPAALTAWALGTPSANLTDEWRQAAVLAAATEVVDIQFLLNMQAVDPTCQRARTVNWDGTYVVQNGWAFPVPVAHTISSPFGYRFHPIEHKMLFHEGIDIAAPCGSPIIAAKSGTITRWSENEPGYGTLIEIMHDDGTRTRYAHMYPGTLNLYLGATVTRGEPIAEVGSAGNSTGCHLHFEARNILGAPLDPEPLVGS; encoded by the coding sequence ATGAAGGCCATCAAGGTCACGATCGTGGCCCTACTGTTCAGTGCCCTTGCGGTGCCAGTAATGACCGTGCTCGCAATGGCAGGACCGTCGAGTCTCGCCATCCAGTGCGCCACACCCGTCGAGCGCGCGGATCAAACGGTCCCTGACATCTCCTCCTTCACCAGCGAGCAACGATCCCTGGGCTTAACGATCACAGATGCCAACAACACCGGCGACGCCATGCTCACCTCCGTGTTGCTCACAATGGCACTGCACGTCACCAACCTTGCCGACATCGACGCCTCCGGCGCCGCGATCAACCCCTTCACCGGCCAAAGCGACAACGCAGGCGTGAGGGCCGAGACGCGTCAGGTTCTCGACCGCATCACCAGCCTGAGCACCTGGGACGCGACGCCACCGGCGGCCTTGACCGCCTGGGCGCTAGGAACACCCAGCGCCAACCTCACCGACGAGTGGCGCCAGGCCGCCGTACTCGCAGCCGCCACAGAAGTCGTCGACATCCAATTCCTCCTCAACATGCAAGCGGTCGACCCCACATGCCAGCGCGCCCGCACCGTGAATTGGGACGGGACATACGTCGTGCAAAACGGGTGGGCGTTCCCCGTGCCAGTGGCCCACACCATCAGCTCACCTTTCGGCTACCGGTTCCACCCCATCGAGCACAAAATGCTCTTCCACGAGGGCATCGACATCGCAGCCCCGTGCGGCTCACCCATCATCGCCGCGAAGTCCGGAACCATCACAAGATGGAGCGAGAACGAGCCAGGCTACGGCACGCTGATCGAGATCATGCACGACGACGGCACCCGCACCCGATACGCCCACATGTACCCAGGAACACTGAACCTCTACCTCGGCGCCACCGTCACCCGGGGCGAACCTATTGCGGAAGTCGGCAGCGCCGGAAACTCAACCGGCTGCCACCTGCACTTCGAGGCGCGTAACATCCTCGGGGCGCCACTCGACCCAGAGCCCCTCGTCGGCTCTTAA
- a CDS encoding type IV secretory system conjugative DNA transfer family protein, which translates to MRDSWFTGALVAGVAAAALIAWHVALVVTAPGHGILALSATVWGLVQFHPLQPADVSAPAPLSATVLITVVIVVVAVTTLLLTNARGGSAPVRRKGMNSGQSIARAARSKHSPLGLVVGYDGRRPVTARVEDSALLIAPPRAGKTTRRVVALVRQAPGACVTTSTKADVLRATHAERAKFGRVLVFDPERTSLWPEKVSWDIVAGCEDQVEATERARALVAAHPITGTKNADFFEATAAIVFSRNLHAAALAGKSIEDVLRWSSDWRDNEPYDILGDSPEAAKNWGAELFVVTRGPAHETTSSTQQALKVMLEPLATPEAVASMMPSAHQINVNDFVRSRDTLYLMSQSGEGSAAPLTTALVATIERQARIQSQHTISGSLATPMTFVLDEAPNIAALPSLPSLMTDGGGRGLMVWVIAQSMSQLKGRWGDAGADTIFDGAAVKLILGGGSDEAFLERLSVLVGQHRVQRSSTSYGNGHSGGSKSVSQEWARILRPEEIRELPEGKALLLYRNQRAAIVSLPAWFEGKERKTVEASIAAAARLEGIT; encoded by the coding sequence ATGCGCGACAGTTGGTTCACAGGTGCGCTCGTCGCAGGGGTGGCGGCCGCCGCACTTATCGCATGGCACGTAGCGCTGGTGGTCACCGCGCCAGGACACGGGATCCTGGCATTGTCGGCCACGGTGTGGGGCCTGGTGCAGTTCCACCCTTTGCAACCGGCCGACGTGTCGGCGCCGGCGCCCCTGAGTGCCACAGTGCTGATCACCGTGGTGATCGTCGTGGTGGCCGTAACAACACTGCTACTGACAAACGCTCGAGGCGGCTCCGCCCCGGTGAGGCGCAAGGGCATGAACAGTGGCCAGTCGATCGCGCGTGCGGCACGAAGCAAGCACTCGCCGTTGGGTTTGGTTGTCGGGTACGACGGGCGCCGCCCGGTGACCGCCAGGGTTGAGGACTCGGCTCTACTGATCGCGCCCCCTCGAGCGGGAAAGACCACACGGCGGGTGGTGGCCCTCGTGAGGCAGGCGCCCGGCGCGTGTGTGACGACGTCAACGAAAGCGGACGTGCTGCGCGCCACACATGCGGAGCGGGCCAAGTTTGGTCGCGTTCTCGTTTTCGATCCAGAACGCACGAGCCTGTGGCCCGAGAAGGTCAGTTGGGACATTGTGGCCGGCTGTGAGGATCAGGTTGAGGCTACCGAGCGGGCCCGGGCGCTCGTGGCCGCGCACCCGATCACGGGCACCAAGAACGCCGACTTCTTCGAGGCCACGGCAGCCATCGTGTTCAGCCGCAATCTGCACGCGGCCGCACTGGCCGGAAAGTCGATCGAGGACGTGCTGCGCTGGTCTAGCGATTGGCGCGATAACGAGCCGTACGACATTTTGGGAGACAGCCCCGAGGCCGCGAAGAACTGGGGAGCCGAACTCTTCGTCGTGACCCGTGGGCCGGCCCACGAAACAACGTCGTCAACCCAGCAAGCACTCAAGGTGATGCTGGAGCCTTTGGCGACACCGGAGGCTGTGGCGTCGATGATGCCCTCCGCCCATCAGATCAACGTCAACGATTTTGTGCGCTCAAGGGACACGCTGTATTTGATGAGCCAGTCAGGTGAGGGCTCGGCTGCACCGTTGACGACGGCGCTGGTGGCCACGATTGAACGTCAAGCCCGGATCCAGTCACAGCACACGATCAGCGGGAGCCTGGCTACCCCGATGACGTTCGTGCTGGATGAGGCGCCCAACATTGCCGCCCTGCCATCACTACCGTCGCTGATGACGGACGGTGGCGGGCGCGGCTTGATGGTGTGGGTGATCGCGCAGTCAATGTCACAACTCAAGGGCCGTTGGGGCGATGCGGGCGCGGACACGATCTTTGACGGCGCCGCCGTGAAACTGATTCTCGGTGGCGGATCGGACGAAGCGTTCTTGGAAAGGCTGTCGGTCCTGGTGGGGCAGCACCGCGTGCAGCGTTCAAGCACGTCATACGGCAACGGACACAGCGGCGGATCAAAGTCCGTGTCGCAGGAGTGGGCGAGGATCCTCAGGCCCGAAGAGATTCGCGAACTGCCCGAAGGTAAGGCGTTGCTGCTGTACCGCAACCAGCGTGCCGCGATCGTGTCGCTGCCAGCATGGTTCGAGGGCAAGGAACGCAAGACCGTCGAGGCGTCGATCGCGGCCGCCGCACGCCTCGAGGGGATCACCTGA
- a CDS encoding N-6 DNA methylase — translation MPVASSLYPEDTPHLRKLRGAFFTPDAITGFVTDWAIRDAEDRVLEPSAGDAAFLVQAVQRLRSLGAEDPVVHGVEIHARSARVAVERVTAAGGRASIEISDFFQVAPTPAYSAVVGNPPYIRYQEFAGASRTKSREAALRAGVALTALASSWAAFTVHSALFLKPGGRMGLVLPAELFSVNYASAVRRFLFESFQSIELVMFEEQVFPEAEADVVLLLADGFRMGPAGHATVFPVRDASELGERTSGLRWSPVDPGDKWTSLLIDPEASEPLRSLRAKGAFTHLEAWGDTTLGMVTGNNRYFALSPARARELDLPQCELMHLSPPGSAHLRGLELTSKDLESLGRAGKSTLLFRPQGQLSRAAQDYVDAGHHAGVDTAYKCRVRKTWYEVPLLEPADLLLTCMNADTPRLTTNAAGARHLNSVHGVYLRDEYRELGRELLPLASLNSLTLLHAEVVGRSYGGGVLKLEPREADVWAMPSPALVEERSAALRNVRGDVAEALERRDLAAAVKLVDRALFQGSARLLKRDLDPVRSARAAMYQRRITRGKSGR, via the coding sequence ATGCCCGTCGCGTCGTCTTTGTATCCCGAGGACACGCCGCACCTGCGAAAGCTTCGCGGCGCCTTCTTCACACCGGATGCGATCACAGGTTTCGTCACCGACTGGGCGATCCGCGACGCTGAGGACCGGGTCCTCGAACCGTCGGCGGGGGACGCGGCATTCCTGGTTCAAGCAGTCCAGAGGCTCCGCAGCCTGGGCGCGGAGGACCCTGTCGTCCATGGGGTGGAGATCCACGCACGTAGCGCCAGGGTCGCGGTTGAGAGGGTGACCGCGGCTGGGGGCCGTGCCTCGATCGAGATCTCTGACTTCTTCCAGGTGGCACCTACGCCGGCGTATTCGGCGGTGGTTGGCAACCCTCCATACATTCGCTACCAGGAGTTCGCGGGCGCGTCACGCACGAAGTCTCGGGAGGCGGCTTTGCGTGCGGGGGTTGCTCTCACCGCACTCGCGTCGAGTTGGGCGGCCTTCACGGTTCACTCAGCGTTGTTCCTGAAGCCTGGCGGACGCATGGGCCTGGTGTTGCCGGCAGAGCTGTTCAGTGTCAACTACGCGTCGGCTGTTCGCCGTTTTCTCTTCGAGTCGTTCCAGTCCATCGAACTAGTGATGTTCGAGGAGCAGGTGTTTCCGGAAGCCGAGGCGGATGTTGTCCTCCTGCTTGCCGACGGGTTCCGCATGGGACCGGCAGGGCACGCAACGGTGTTTCCAGTGAGGGACGCGAGCGAGCTAGGCGAACGCACGAGTGGCCTCCGGTGGAGTCCGGTGGATCCGGGCGACAAGTGGACTTCCCTCCTCATCGACCCGGAGGCGAGTGAGCCGCTGCGATCGCTGCGTGCGAAGGGTGCGTTTACGCACTTGGAAGCGTGGGGAGATACGACGCTGGGAATGGTGACGGGCAACAACCGGTACTTCGCTCTTTCTCCAGCGCGTGCCCGTGAGCTCGACTTGCCGCAATGCGAATTGATGCACCTGTCTCCTCCGGGGAGCGCTCACCTTCGAGGGCTTGAGCTCACGAGCAAGGATCTCGAGTCGCTTGGTCGCGCTGGCAAATCAACCTTGCTCTTCCGCCCCCAGGGGCAGCTCTCACGCGCGGCGCAGGACTACGTAGACGCGGGTCACCACGCTGGCGTTGACACCGCGTACAAGTGCAGGGTCAGAAAGACCTGGTATGAGGTTCCGCTCTTGGAACCGGCGGACTTGCTACTCACGTGTATGAACGCCGACACCCCGCGGCTGACCACTAACGCCGCGGGTGCGCGGCACCTGAACTCCGTCCATGGCGTCTACCTGCGCGATGAGTACAGAGAGCTGGGTCGAGAACTGCTTCCCTTGGCGAGCCTCAACTCCCTCACGCTACTCCATGCTGAGGTGGTCGGTAGATCGTATGGCGGGGGCGTCCTCAAACTTGAGCCGCGCGAGGCCGACGTTTGGGCCATGCCCTCGCCTGCGTTGGTTGAAGAGCGTTCCGCTGCCTTGAGGAATGTCCGCGGCGATGTCGCTGAAGCGCTTGAGCGTCGCGACCTTGCGGCTGCTGTCAAGCTGGTTGACCGAGCCCTCTTCCAAGGTTCCGCACGCCTCCTGAAGCGCGACCTTGACCCCGTGAGAAGCGCACGTGCGGCAATGTATCAACGTCGAATTACTAGGGGCAAGAGTGGTCGCTGA
- a CDS encoding transposase, giving the protein MPKPYPSEFRDDVVRVARNREPGVSIDRIAKDFGVHPMTLQKWLQRAAVDDGTKPGQSRTESAELREARKRVRLLEQENEVLRRAAAYLSQANLPGKGGTRS; this is encoded by the coding sequence ATGCCCAAGCCCTATCCAAGTGAGTTCCGGGATGACGTGGTGCGCGTCGCGCGCAACCGTGAACCTGGTGTTTCGATCGATCGGATCGCGAAAGACTTCGGCGTTCACCCGATGACGTTGCAGAAGTGGTTGCAGCGCGCCGCGGTCGACGACGGAACCAAACCCGGCCAATCCCGCACCGAGTCCGCCGAGTTGCGAGAGGCACGCAAGCGGGTCCGGCTGCTCGAGCAGGAGAACGAGGTGCTGCGGCGGGCGGCGGCGTATCTGTCGCAGGCGAACCTGCCGGGAAAAGGTGGTACCCGCTCGTGA